TCAACCCTTGATGGAAAAGCCACGTGCTTGCGCCAACCGCAGCACAGCCCAAACCGATGATGATGTGATTGACGGTGAGCGCGATCATATTGCTTCGGATAAACATGATGAAACCCAGCAACACCAACACTCCGATGGTCACAGGAACTTCGGTTGTGGTGAAGATCTCGGGCTCGTCACCGAAACCAAGCTGCGCCAGAATCTCGGCCATGAAGTTGTCGCGGAAATCGCGGAAGGCCGTGAGCATGATGTAAACGATGATCAGCGAGGTCAAACCCCAAGCGAACTGTAAAAAGAACGCTTTCCGCTGCGCGCCTGTCATCGGGTCGCGTCTGGTGCGGAGTTCCTCGTCTTCGGCAGACGGATTCGGGACCAACGAAAGCATCCCAACGAAAAACAAAAGCGGCAGCGCGAAAATGCCACCGACAGCCGCAGGCATCCAGAAATCGGAAACACCTTCCAGCAACAGCCATTTTCCTACGCTTTTCACAAACCCCGAAGCGAAAATGAAACTGGCGCAAAGTCCCGCGCCCATCAGTTCGGTAAAGCGTCTTCCTTCCAAGAAACTGAACACCAAGCCCCAAACCATTCCGAGCGGAATTCCATTCAAGAACAAGAAAATCCATTTGAGTTTGACGGGAACCACAGCAAAGCCGAGCAGGGCGATCTCGGCAACTCCTATCAACGCCAAAATGGCCAATCCGCGGCTGTTCCGACCCATTTCGGAGACCACCTTGATACCAATGAATTTGGAAAGCGTGTAGCCCAGAACCTGCGCAATGACAATGGCCGATTTGAAGGAAAGTCCCCAGAGGTCATCGATGCCTTCGTAGCTCGCAGCCGAGAACGGTTTGCGAAAAGCGTACATGCACGAATACGTGGAAAATGCCGCGATGATAGCGTAAAGCGAAAGCACCAATCCGCTGGTTCCTGCCAACCATTTGGTGATGCTATTTCCGAGAGATTTCAAGACCGCAATTTGGGAATTCCCGCATTCGGCAAGTTTGCGGAATTGTTAAGAAAAATCACCGTGTTCAAGGTTTAAGTTTCTGCTTAGGATGACGTTTGTGATGAAATACCGAGATTATCAGAACCAACTTCCTCATCTCATCAATTCTGTAAACCACGGAATAGGGAAACTTTTTAAGAACAAACTCGTGGAAACCAGCATCAGAAACAGGCCAACGGTGCGGAGTTTTACATATCAGGTCAATCGACTGAAAAACTTCCTTTGCAAAGTTCTCAGATGCCAACTTGCTTCGGTCGCGATACCAATCGGTTGCGTCATCAAATTCATATTGCGCTCTTTCTTGAAAAACATGACCATAAGAATCGGTCATATTATTTCCTGTTGATGATTCGGTTGATCCGTTCTCGACTTTCTTCTGCAGTAAAGGCCCTTTCCGTTCCGTTCTGGTATGCTTCCCATCTTCTATTCATCTCGGCAAGGACTTCAGGATCATCCAAAACAGAAGTTTGCCTCTCTGAACCACGTATCAATTCCAAGAGCTCTTCAAGTTCCTCTTCAGGATATTGATCGATCAGATCGTGCAACTGTTTTCTGATGGCTGTCGGACTCATATTTTAAAGGTACAGAAAGCAGGTCAAATGTCGTAGCCGTCTTCGGTAAGACCAACCTCCGCCCATTCGCCATCAATAAGGATGACGCAGCTATCATAACCGACATCCAAAAGCAATTGCGCGGCCGTTTCAAACTCACCAAGAATCTCATCGGGCGTGTGGCCATCGCTATTGATCTGCACAGGAATATCCAGTTTCAAAGCTTCTTCCAAAACCCACTTGCTTGGGTAGGTCTCGTTCGCGCGTTTCTTGTACAGGCCGCGTGTGTTCACTTCCATGATGGCGTCCGACTTGGAAATGACTTCCAACGTGTTCATGACCTCCTCGCGATACCAAGCTTCATCTTCAGAGAAGAAATGCTCTTTCAGGTTCTGCATTTTGATCTTGTCGAGATGACCGATGATCTCGGGGCAATCTTCCACGACCATTTCTCGTGTGAGCTCAAAATAGCGTCTCACCGCTGCCTCCACATTTCCATCAAAGATCTCGTACAGACCTTTTTTGAAAGATTCCAACGTGCCGTCAATTTCCCAGCCTTTTCCTCCCGTAAAAGCATCCACGAAGTGAATGGAACCGACCGCGTAATCAAGTCCAGCGGTCTGCAAGAACTCGGCCGTTGGCCCCATTTTCTCTGGGATGTAATCGACCTCCATTCCGAGAAGTATCTCAATCCTGTCCTCGTATTTGCGTTTGAGGCGATAGATCTCGTTCACGTACTCATCCAGTTCATCCAGTTTCATTGCCCATTTGCAATCGAAAAACGGAATCGGTGCGTGAGATGAGAAGCCGTAGGTTGGCATTCCGAGTGCAAGCGCTTTGCGGATGTAATCCTCTGGCGCGTTGGTGCCATCACAGAAATTCGTGTGGCTGTGGTAATTCGTCCAAGACATGGATATGTGCTGAGGCGATTAAGTTATGAGGCAATGAAGTTATTAATTCGAATCAATGAACCGCACTCAAATGTGCGATTGCCATGTTTTTGTAGCGGTGCATATCTGGAAGCGGAATGTCCACTTCCTTGGCCAGTTCGTCCCAATGGCGCATGCGGATGATGGTTTTGAAAAGCGGATCTTTTTCAAAATCGGCTGCTTCCGTTTCGGTCATCACGCCACCTTGGTACTCCAAGGTCTTTTTGGACGCTTCCGAAAGCTTGCCATAGTATTCTGAATCAGCGAAACAGAGATAACGCTTGGCTTCCACGTGACTCTGTACCAATTTGGCAAGGTCTTCTGAAAAACCCCTTTCGCGAAGGAAATCGGCACCGAGTTTTTCATGCTCCATCACGCCATAACCGCCCATTTGCGGTTTTTCACCATTCATCTCGCAGAGATGACCGATGTCGTGAAACAGCGCGGCAAGGATCACTTCATCTGAGAAGCCCTCCTTCTCGGCACATTGGGCCGCTTGGCAACCGTGCTCGATCTGTGAGATGGCCTCACCAATGTAATCGGCATTTCCGAATCTGTCGAAGAGGCCGAAAACCTCATCAACACGCATTTCGATGGCTTTTTCAGGCATTTGCCAGTTGCAATTTCTCTTGGAGGTAGCCTTTCAAATGGCCAACCGTTGGCAACAATCCGTCATTATCAAGCTTGGAAAGCTCTGCTTCGGTGTGAGAACCGTTGGTCACCGCCAAACTGTAAAGACACTTTGCGTTGCGACCAGCGGCCAGATCCACAGGCGTATCGCCCACTTTCACCACTTTCTTCGAATCTTGAATTCCGAACTGCTTCATGGCTTTCTGAATCATGAACGGATGCGGTCTTCCTTTCACTACCTCATCAGAAGTGATGCTCATGTCGATGAAGGAATTTCCTGTTGAAACGTAGTCTTCATCCAACCCTTCATCCCAGCCGAGGTTCTCCAGAATAATGTCTGTCACCTCACGGTAGAAACCTGTGGTCAACGCCACTTTCACTCCGTTTTCGCGAAGCCAGTTTATCACCTCCACCGCACCTTCGGTCGGCTTGGAATCGGTGTTCTCGTAATGCGCCTCAAGCAGATCGCGGAACGTGTTGTACGATTCCTCCACCTTGTCTTCCAGGTCTGGGTGATCCTTCCCCAATTTCTCTCGCCAAAAAGTTTGGAACACCACGATCTTCGACCAACCCATCATGGCATTGATCTTATCGCGTGAAACCTTCAGACCCGTCTGCGCACAGGCCTCGTAAAAACAATCTTCGATCTCGCCATTGTCAACGATCGTTGTCCCAGCCATATCGAATACTACAAGAGAAATCTTATCAGAAAGCATGCTTTGAATTTTGGTGCGAAAATATCCTTGTTCCGATCACTTATGCAAATCGAAAGGATTAACTCGCAATTAAATCAGGCTCTGAGGTAAAAATCCTCGCCCATTCCGAACATTTCCTTGATCTCGACCTTCTCACCATCACGATTTTTAATAAAACCATTGAAGAATCCGTACGGCCCTTGGTATTTGCTTCGGATGATCAGCGCATTCACATCCACGGCCGTGTGAATGACAGGTCGGAATTCGAGATCGACCTTGCCGTAGTTGTCTTTCACGTACCAGGTTCCTTTGTAGCCGTCAGGGCGAGTTACACGAATCGGTGGCAGCACGCTCAACTTTCCATCGTGCCAAAGGCAGTTCTCGTTGTTCTTTTCGTGGTCAAAGATCTGATTGTCGGTACAGTTGAATCCGATAAGTTTCCCTTCAGCATCGCGCCCCATTCCAGTTACCCAATCATAAACCGTTGGATATGGATAATAACCTTTGTGATCATCAATGATCAGCTGACTGAGTTTTTCAGGGAACGGAATCACATCATTTCCGAACTGAATGCTTCCCGAAACGGGCATCAGACATTTGTGCGAATACATGGCGCGTTTTTCGGAAAACGGCATGCAGACAACCATCGGTTCATAGCGCTTCGCGTCATGGTTTCCCTTGAATTTGGCCTCCACATTCGGTAAACCTTTCATGTTTTTGATGGATGCGGTGAGTTCCAGCAGATTCTTGTTGAGATCGTGCTTCGCGTGAAGCGAAAAGTTCTTGCTCTTGTAGCTCGATTCCGTTCCATACAGACCCGTTGCGACATCAATCGACCATGGAGCAACTTTCTTCTCGTAGCGGTATTTTTTGTTGTTGAGGATGTCGTAAACGATGAACTGCACCAGCGAGATCTTCTTGGCATTGTAGATGGCCACCATCACGAAGTGTGTTCCATTGCTGATCTGAAACGCCTGCCATTCGCGCAGTTGCATCCATTTGAACAGGCGCGGCAGCGGCAGTTTGTACGGCCGCTCCGCATCGATCAAATTCGGGTTTGCGATCGGTCCATCAAACGATGCATACTGGAACTTTCCGTTCTCAAACAGTTGTGCTGGCGCAGGCTGCAATGGCCGCTTGTAGGTTTTGCTGCTCATGCTACGAATGTAGGATGAAATGCCGCGTATGGTTCAGGCGGTCTTGGCAATTCCCGATAAGTAAACCTGTAGTGAGACACTTCGCGGAATGGCAGCTTTCCGTCTAATGGCCGTCCTGTGCTTTTCAACCGCTTTCAAAGAAATTCCACTACGCTCCGATATTTCCTTGCTTGTCCAGCCGTGGGCGATCATTCCGCAGGTACGCAACTCGGAAGGAGTGAGTGAAGGATGATTTTGGGCGATCCTACTCTGTACAAGGGTATCTGAGTTTTGATTGGTCGTTGACTTCCGTGCTGCTCGGATCAAACGACTGAAACGCCCTTTGGCATTGGGCGGAACTTTATCCAACATTTCATCCAAAAGCACATCATAGTTGGCCAACCTGTTCAGAAGAAGCTCCTTTTCGTTGGAGGTCGTTTCAAGGATCTCTTCCAGTTCAGCGGTCTTTCTGATCAATTTCTCATCCTTCTCGCGCAAGCGTTCCATGTGATAGATCGCTTCCCACTCGGCCAATTTGGTAACGCTCTGCTCGTTCAGGTGCTTCTGGCGCAGCTCGGCCATTTGTTCATGATGTTCCAAGGCCGAGGCCAGATCGCCCATGGCCTTGTAAGCCCGATAGAATCCACTGTGCAGGTCTATCCGCTGGCTGTAGTCGGTCGATTTCGCATCCATCAACTGATATGCCGTGTTCAGGCTGGATATTGATTCGTTCCACATATTGGCATCGGCATGAATGCGAGACATGGTGAGGTGCAGATTGATCTGAATGGGCGCGGGCAGATCGGTGGCTTCGGCAATGGCCTCGTTCATTTGATCGCGCGCTTCCTCCAATCGCTTCATTTGTCGCAATGTGTCGGCCCTGCCTCCAAGTGCCTGCACCCAAAGCGGCATTCCTCCCGCCTTTTTCAGGTATTCGGAACCTTCGGCCCAACGTAGAAGTGCCTTCGAATGGTCCCCCAGCTGCGATTGCAACATGGCAATGTTGGAGAGAATGATCCCCGCATGGAAATCGCCACCTACCGAAAGTCGCGCGTTGAGCGATTCTTCAAAGATCTCCAGGGCCTCTTTCTTCCTTCCAAGCTCGGCAAGTGCTGCGCCAATGGACATTCTGATGTTGGACAGTGCGCCCAGATCGTTCGTAACGGTGATGACCTTTTCGGCCTTGCGGTAACTTTCCAAGGCCAAGTTTCCGTTGCCCAACCGCTGGTAGGCCATGCCCATGGTGGCCAGGGTCCACGCCCGAAGTTTTTCAAACCCTGAATCGTTCATCAATTCCAACAATTGATGCCCCACCTCTATCAGTTCGGGAAACTGGCTTTTCTGATAGTGATGGTAGCATTGCTGGTGGTAATATCTCACCCGAACTTTGATGGGGGTGTTCTGGTCAATGCGATCGCCCACAAATGCAATGTGCTGCTCGGCCGTGTCGAGCTCCATTTTGAAATTGGCCCCTTGGGCAAGTGTAAGCCTTGCCAAAAGAATCTGGTCTTTATTTTTTGCCTTTTCAGCCAGCTCCAATGCTTGCAGGGCCAGTTCTTCAGCCTTCTTACGGTCCGTCTCGCGAAAGCTCCAAGCGGTATCGTTCAGTTCACTCAGTTCATCTGTCTTTGACATAAGGCTAAATGTATGCTATCCCATTCTTGTTCACAGAAAAAAAAGTCCCGAACCACGTTTGGGTTCGGGACTTAAAACATTACGCAACGTCTCTAACTTACTTCACCATCAGCTTGTTCATGCTCAAAGGCACTGCCTTGGCATTGCGAACAACCATGGTGTACATTCCCGCAGTCAAATTGCTTGGGATTGCAACGCGGGCGATCCGAGAACTATTTGAAACGGAACTTGAAAACACTTGCCGTCCAGCAAGGTCTACCAACTCAATCGTAACTGCATCATTGTGATCGGACAGATCGATGTTCAGAACATCTCCGCCAATTACTGGGTTCGGATAGCTCTTCAACGCGTTGAAAGAAAGCTCATCTCCGACAGAATTTGCGAGAGCCGCAGCAGATGGTCGGTAATAAACGGATGATATGGCTCCCTGCGCATCAAGGTTGATGTTCAACACAGTTGTAGGAAAATCCGTAACATAGAACACGTAGAAGTCAGGGTCGTTTCTTACGCTTCCCTGGGTTAGTCCGAATGCTGTTAATAGCGGTGCCGGGGCCAACTGCCCGCCAAGGAAAAAGCTGTCCAGTACGGTGCGTCCATCAACCTTCAGCAAGAGCGCGTCCAAACTGCCTGAAGGATTTCCGTTCTCATCAGGAATCATCAGGGTTCCTTCTCCTACCACCGTGCGGGTCTGTGTGTAGGTTCGTTTTTGAAGACCCGGTGCGTTGGTAAGGTTGTTTGCAGCCACGGTCAGGTTGAACTGGGTGCTCTCTGTGTAGCTTTCAGTCCAAGTAGATTGGTAAGACATTGGAAACTTCAGCGTATTCAAACGTCCATCGAATTCCTGCACCTGATCGGGAAAATTGAGTGCATCGTTCGCTCCACCTGTAAATGCCGTGATGGAATAGGTCGTGTCCATCAGCACGCGCCCCTGAGAATACCAGCCGTTGGCATCAACTGCTTCGTAAACACGTGACTCATAATCGAACACCTGAAATGTCAGCAATTGCTCCCTATAGTTCAAGGCGGTAGGATAATCCGGGTCGCCAGAGGCATCCATCCAATCGGTCTCAAAGGTTGCAATGGTTGTCAATGCAGAATAGTCCCAGGTCTGGCCTGTTCCTTCAGTAGGCATTGCAACCCCCGACACGGACGCCTTGAAACCGATGTCCGTATAACCGGCTGGTCGCGGAAAATTGCTCTGACCGATGGTCACCTGCGCCAACATTGGCAAGGTCAGTAAACACAGAATTGAAGTAAGGGTTGTTCTCATGATTTAATGGTTTTAGTTTGTTGCCGTAAATTTAAGTGCCCCATACACTATCAAACCCCTACTTAAACCCTACTCACTCATCTTTTCCGTATTGGCAGATGTGAAACCGAAAAACATAACGGTCATTTTCCGAGTCTGCAACGCGGTTTGCCAACCCGAAAGCAATTATCCCGTATTCTTACGGCATTGTTCATGAATTGCTTATGAGAAACTTCTTTTTGGTCATAGTCACTTTGGCCGCTTACGCATACCCAACCTTTTCTCAGAACTTTCAAGGTGCGCAGGCACAGAAAGTGATCACAGGAAGTGAATCGGTTCACATTGACCAGCGCTCTGGAAATGTGGAGTTTGTCCGTTTCCACGAGAAGGCAAGATTCCCAATGTCGAATTTTCCAGCATGGGCCAAGAAAGCCTTGGAATTGACTGGTTTGGAGCTTCGCGAAGTGAGAACCGAAGTGGATAAACTGGGAATGCAGCACGTGCGCTATCAGGTTGTGCAGAACGGAATTCCTGTTTTCGGAGCGTTCATCTACGCCCATGGCGAAAATGACATCATTACTTCGTTCAACGGTCGATATCCGAAGCAGATCTCAACATCAACAAATAGCATTTCAGAAGCTGCCGCGCTCGAAGCGGCCAAGCAACACATTGGTGCAGAAACCTACAAATGGGAGCTTCCTGCCGAGGAAACGCATCTGAAGTGGGAAACAGGAAATTCGTCCGCAACCTATTTCCCGCAAGGAGAATTGGTTTACATCAACCCTGAATTCGATTTCTCGAAACCTGCCGATTTCAGACTTGCCTACAAATTCGACATCTACGCACAGAAACCGCTTTACCGCGCAGAGGTTTTCGTGGATGCCCAAACAGGTGAAGTGCTGTTTGAGAACAGCCGCATCCATGTGGCCGATGCAACAGGTACTGCCCACACGGGTTATGTGGGAACGCAGACCATCATCACCGACAGCTACAATGGCGGTTACCGTCTGCGCGAAAGTGGGCGTGGTGGCGGCATCCGCACCTTCAATATGAACTCTGGCACCAGCTATGGGAATGCGGTGGATTTCACAGATTCGGACAACAACTGGAACAACGTGAACGGCAATTTGGACCAGTATGCCACCGATGCACATTGGGGTGCCGAAATGACCTACGATTATTACCTGAACGAGCATGGCCGCAACAGCATTGACAATGCCAACATGCAGATCAACAGCTACGTGCATTACGATCAGGCTTACGACAATGCATTTTGGGATGGGCAGCGCATGAACTACGGTGATGGGAACGGCCAACCACTGACCGCGCTCGATGTCTGCGGCCACGAAATGACGCATGGCGTAACCGAGAATACGGCAGGACTTATCTATCAGGATGAGTCTGGCGCTTTGAACGAGTCCTTTTCGGATGTTTTCGGAACTTCCGTGGAATGGATACAGAATCCGTCATCGGGAGACTGGTTGATCGGTGAGGACCTGGGTACCTTCCGTTCCATGAGCAATCCGCCAGCTTATGGCGACCCAGACACTTACAACGGAACCAATTGGGCCACAGGCACGGCCGATAATGGCGGGGTGCATACCAACAGTGGCGTTCAGAACAAGTGGTATTACATTTTGGTGGAAGGCGAAAGCGGCACCAACGATATCGGCAATTCGTACAGCGTTACCGGCATTGGGTTGGCGGATGCACAGGCCATTGCCTATCGCAGTTTGACCGTTTACCTCGGTCCAAGCTCAGAATATGCCGATGCGCGTTTTTATTCCATTCAAGCAGCCGTTGATCTTTTCGGAGGTTGCTCGCCACAGGTCATCGCCACCACGAATGCATGGTATGCGGTCGGTGTCGGCAATGCGTTCGATGCCACGGTTGTGAGCGATTTTGCCGCTTCGGTCACCTCCAACTGCCAAGCGCCTATCACCGTCAACTTCACAAATTTCAGTGCCAATGGTGCTGTTTACACCTGGGATTTCGGTGATGGAAATACCAGCAACGATGTCAATCCATCGCACACATATTCCAGCAATGGCGTTTATACAGTTTCCCTTTCGGTGGATGGTGGCAACTGCGGAACGGATGACCTTACCCTGACGAACTACATCAGCATCGACCCGAACAATCCGTGCGTGGCGTTGATGCCTGATGACGGAAGCCAAACGCTTACGTGGTGTACAGGAACGCTGTATGATGATGGCGGCCCGAATGAGAACTATCAGGACAACAATAGTGTGATCACGACCATTTCGCCCGTTGGAGCCACTTCGGTAACGCTCAATTTCAGTTCCTTCTCCTTCGAATCAGGCTATGATTATCTGTATGTGTATGATGGCCCGACCACGAACAGTCCGCTGATCGGGCAATATGACGGCAATACGCTGCCAAATGGCGGAACCATCTCATCCACAGGAGGAGACATCACTCTCCGACAATTTTCTGACACGTACGTGAACGAATCTGGTTTTGCACTTACGTGGGAGTGTACGCAACCGAACTCGCCACCGACTGCCAATTTTGCTTCTTCCATTCAGGTGACGTGCAATGGCGAAGTGAGTTTCACCGACCAGTCCATAAATGGAGCAACTTCGTGGATGTGGGATTTTGGTGACGGAAATACTTCCACCGACCAGAATCCATCGCACACCTACCAGAATGAAGGAACCTACACCGTTTCGCTTACAGCCACAAACGGTTTCGGAAGCGATGCCGTTTCGTACAATAATCTTATTGTGGTAGATCGTCCCGATGGCCCAGATGCATCAGGCGATTCGCGCTGCGATGCGGGTTCGCTGGCTCTTTCAGCTTCTGGTTCGGGGACATTGAAATGGTACGACCAACCAACTGGTGGCACACAGGTTGGTACTGGAAGCACGTTCAATACACCAAGCCTGAACTCTACCACCACGTACTACGTGGAAAATGAGGTCACTCCCACGACCTACAACATCGGCCCAACCGATAATTCGTTCGGTGGAGGAGGCAGTTTCAACGGAACGCAGAGTCTGATCTTTGATGCTTACGAAGCGTTCACCCTGAAAACCGTGAAAGTGTACGCAAATGGGGCTGGCAACCGAACCATCGAACTCAGAAACAGCAACGGAACCGTACTTCAATCGGCCACGGTAAACATTCCTGATGGAACCCAGACTGTGACCCTGAACTTCAACGTTCAGCCAGGCACAGGCTACCAACTGGGAGCGTTGGCCAATGCCGATCTCTACCGAAATAGTTCTGGGCCGAGTTATCCATACACGGTTGCGAATGTCGCTTCTATCACCAACAGCAGTGCGGGAACGGATTACTACTACTCCTTCTACGATTGGACCATTGAAACTCCTGGCTGCATCAGCGATAGAACGGCTGTTGTGGCAGAGGTTACGGCCGCTCCAATTGGACAGGACGCCAGCCGCTGCGGTTCAGGCTCGGTAGATCTTGGCGCAACTGGAAGTGGAACGCTGAACTGGTTTGATGCCCCAACGGGTGGAAATCAGGTGAACACAGGGACGAGTTTCACTACGGCAAGTCTCAACCAAACGACCTCCTATTATGTGGAAAGTGAGATCATTCCCGCACCTTTGAGCGGTGGTCCTACCAACAACAACTTCGGAACGGGCGGCAACTTCAATAACGTTCAGTCTTTGCTGTTCGATTGTTTCGAGCAGGTTACGTTGGTTTCTGTTCGTGTGTATGCGCAAGGAGCAGGGAACCGAACAATAGAGTTGCGCGACAATGGAGGAACCGTCATCCAAAGTACCACGGTCAATATTCCTGATGGAGAAAGTGTGGTACCGCTGAACTTTACGCTGCCTGTTGGAACCGACCTTCAGTTAGGCACCTCGGCAGGGCCGAATCTTTACCGAAACAATTCGGGGCCGAGTTATCCGTATGATGTGCCTGGCGTGCTTTCCATCACTTCCAGCACGGCTGGAGCCGACTACTATTATTTCTTCTACGATTGGGTGATACAGCAAGACGGTTGCACCACGGGCCGAACGGAAGTTGTGGCCACCGTCAACGAACTCCCGAATTCGGCCATTTCGGGGAACACGACCATCTGTGAGGGATCTTCCACCACGCTTACGGCTACTGGTGGTGACAGCTACGCTTGGAACACGGGTGCCATTACGGAAGAGATCACCGTGACACCGAACCAGACCTCTACTTACCAAGTGGAAGTAACGGATGCAAACGGCTGTTCTTCTTCCCAACAGGTGAATGTGACCGTGAATCCACTTCCATCGCAACCGAGCATCAGCGTAAACGGTTCGCTGCTCGAATCTTCTTCAGGAGCGGGCTATCAGTGGTACCTGAACGGAAACCCGATTGCGAACGCAACAGATGCGACCTATGGACCTACTCAAACGGGCGATTATATGGTGGAAGTATTTGATGCGAACGGCTGCTCTTCCCTTTCGGACCCTTACAACTGGATCACGGTTGGAATTACCGAGAACGAACTCGGCCTGAACATCTATCCTGTTCCGTTTTCGAGCGAACTCAACATCCGAGGCACTCAGAACATGGAACAGATAACCGTGATGGACATCAGCGGCCGAATTGTTTTCAGCCACGCACCGAATCAGCCATCGGCCGTTATCCCAACCGCAAATTGGGCCAATGGCACGTACCTCATCGCCATCCATCTTGGCGAGAAGGTCGTTCAGCAAAGAATCGTAAAGTCTGAATAACCCGTTATTGGATCATTTCAGAAGTTGTTCTGCCTTTTCGATCTGCGCAGCATCGCCATGCAGCATCAGAAGGAATTTACCTTCCTCCAAATGCTCGTGGTATTGCACCACATGGTCTTTCTTGATGCCCAATGAAGTGAGCACCGTGGCGATTCCGCCACCAAGAAGACCGATGTCGAAACCTGCAATGGTGCCGATGACCGCTCCTGCGCCATAAAGAATACCGAATCCAGGAATGGCAAACACGCCCATGCCTGTAAGTAGGCCGACTATTGCCCCAGCTCCAGCTCCCAGAAACGCGGGGGCGTCCTTGATCGGCTCAGTCGAGCGCATGTGAATATGGTCATCAACCAATTCGGCCTTTCCGATAACGGAAACGGCCTTGGCATCGAAACCATTATCGATAAGCTTTCCTGCCG
This region of Flavobacteriales bacterium genomic DNA includes:
- a CDS encoding PKD domain-containing protein produces the protein MRNFFLVIVTLAAYAYPTFSQNFQGAQAQKVITGSESVHIDQRSGNVEFVRFHEKARFPMSNFPAWAKKALELTGLELREVRTEVDKLGMQHVRYQVVQNGIPVFGAFIYAHGENDIITSFNGRYPKQISTSTNSISEAAALEAAKQHIGAETYKWELPAEETHLKWETGNSSATYFPQGELVYINPEFDFSKPADFRLAYKFDIYAQKPLYRAEVFVDAQTGEVLFENSRIHVADATGTAHTGYVGTQTIITDSYNGGYRLRESGRGGGIRTFNMNSGTSYGNAVDFTDSDNNWNNVNGNLDQYATDAHWGAEMTYDYYLNEHGRNSIDNANMQINSYVHYDQAYDNAFWDGQRMNYGDGNGQPLTALDVCGHEMTHGVTENTAGLIYQDESGALNESFSDVFGTSVEWIQNPSSGDWLIGEDLGTFRSMSNPPAYGDPDTYNGTNWATGTADNGGVHTNSGVQNKWYYILVEGESGTNDIGNSYSVTGIGLADAQAIAYRSLTVYLGPSSEYADARFYSIQAAVDLFGGCSPQVIATTNAWYAVGVGNAFDATVVSDFAASVTSNCQAPITVNFTNFSANGAVYTWDFGDGNTSNDVNPSHTYSSNGVYTVSLSVDGGNCGTDDLTLTNYISIDPNNPCVALMPDDGSQTLTWCTGTLYDDGGPNENYQDNNSVITTISPVGATSVTLNFSSFSFESGYDYLYVYDGPTTNSPLIGQYDGNTLPNGGTISSTGGDITLRQFSDTYVNESGFALTWECTQPNSPPTANFASSIQVTCNGEVSFTDQSINGATSWMWDFGDGNTSTDQNPSHTYQNEGTYTVSLTATNGFGSDAVSYNNLIVVDRPDGPDASGDSRCDAGSLALSASGSGTLKWYDQPTGGTQVGTGSTFNTPSLNSTTTYYVENEVTPTTYNIGPTDNSFGGGGSFNGTQSLIFDAYEAFTLKTVKVYANGAGNRTIELRNSNGTVLQSATVNIPDGTQTVTLNFNVQPGTGYQLGALANADLYRNSSGPSYPYTVANVASITNSSAGTDYYYSFYDWTIETPGCISDRTAVVAEVTAAPIGQDASRCGSGSVDLGATGSGTLNWFDAPTGGNQVNTGTSFTTASLNQTTSYYVESEIIPAPLSGGPTNNNFGTGGNFNNVQSLLFDCFEQVTLVSVRVYAQGAGNRTIELRDNGGTVIQSTTVNIPDGESVVPLNFTLPVGTDLQLGTSAGPNLYRNNSGPSYPYDVPGVLSITSSTAGADYYYFFYDWVIQQDGCTTGRTEVVATVNELPNSAISGNTTICEGSSTTLTATGGDSYAWNTGAITEEITVTPNQTSTYQVEVTDANGCSSSQQVNVTVNPLPSQPSISVNGSLLESSSGAGYQWYLNGNPIANATDATYGPTQTGDYMVEVFDANGCSSLSDPYNWITVGITENELGLNIYPVPFSSELNIRGTQNMEQITVMDISGRIVFSHAPNQPSAVIPTANWANGTYLIAIHLGEKVVQQRIVKSE